One genomic window of Quercus lobata isolate SW786 chromosome 9, ValleyOak3.0 Primary Assembly, whole genome shotgun sequence includes the following:
- the LOC115960006 gene encoding probable protein phosphatase 2C 76, with protein MQLLHRNVIAQAGCIGVFSKSIVQLCCRRRSLHVGLGLNYLWNRQFSTSLRMMVDASATEERRPIIDVLHEKDEDGGFATGGWKSEDAKLSCGYSSFRGKRATMEDFYDIKTSQIDGQTVCLFGIFDGHGGSRAAEYLKEHLFENLMKHPKFIIDTKLAISETYQQTDAAFLDSERDTYRDDGSTASTAVLVGNHLYVANVGDSRTVVSKAGKAIPFSEDHKPNRIDERKRIESAGGMIMWAGTWRVGGILAMSRAFGNRMLKQFVVAEPEIQDQEIDEEFELLVLASDGLWDVVPNDDAVSLALTEEEPEAAARKLTETAFTRGSADNITCIVVKFHRDTADPASPQA; from the exons ATGCAACTGTTGCATAGAAATGTGATTGCTCAAGCTGGGTGTATAGGAGTATTTTCCAAAAGCATAGTGCAATTGTGTTGTAGGAGGAGGAGTTTGCATGTGGGTCTTGGATTAAATTATTTGTGGAATCGCCAGTTTAGTACTAGTTTAAGAATGATGGTTGATGCGAGTGCAACGGAAGAACGGCGACCCATTATTGACGTGTTGCATGAGAAGGATGAAGATGGTGGATTTGCTACCGGAGGGTGGAAAAG TGAAGATGCAAAACTGAGCTGTGGATATTCAAGTTTTAGAGGAAAGAGGGCAACCATGGAGGATTTCTATGACATTAAGACATCCCAGATTGATGGGCAAACAGTCTGCCTATTTGGAATATTTGATG GTCATGGGGGTTCTCGTGCAGCTGAGTATTTAAAGGAGCATCTTTTTGAGAATCTCATGAAGCatccaaaatttataattgacaCCAAATTGGCTATTA GTGAAACATATCAACAGACTGATGCTGCTTTTTTGGATTCTGAAAGAGATACATACAGGGATGATGGTTCTACCGCATCAACAGCAGTGTTGGTTGGTAACCATCTATATGTTGCCAATGTTGGAGATTCAAGGACAGTAGTATCTAAGGCCGGCAAAG CAATCCCTTTCTCTGAAGACCATAAACCAAATAGAATTGATGAGCGGAAGAGAATTGAAAGTGCTGGGGGCATGATAATGTGGGCAG GAACTTGGAGGGTAGGAGGCATATTAGCTATGTCTCGCGCTTTTGGTAACCGTATGTTGAAGCAATTTGTTGTTGCAGAGCCTGAAATTCAG GATCAAGAgatagatgaagaatttgaattgcTTGTGCTGGCAAGTGACGGACTATGGGATGTCGTACCCAATGAT GATGCTGTATCTCTTGCCCTAACTGAAGAAGAACCTGAGGCAGCGGCTCGGAAGTTAACAGAGACTGCTTTTACCCGTGGCAGTGCAGACAATATAACATGCATTGTGGTTAAATTTCACCGTGACACAGCAGATCCAGCCAGCCCCCAAGCATGA
- the LOC115960172 gene encoding uncharacterized protein LOC115960172 isoform X1, with protein MECNKDEAVRSKEIAERKLTEKNYSGAKKFALKAQNLYPGLDGLPQMLTTLDVYIAAENKISGEVDWYGVLGVNPMADEETVRKQYRKLALVLHPDKNKCLGAEGAFKLVSEAWSLLSDRVQRLAYNQKRNLKGSQQQKVSHRSGPSVPPRANGFHNVASTTRNPHSNTRVGPTSIPPPSQVKADTFWTICNRCKTHYEYLRVYLNHTLLCPNCHQAFMALEKPPPPNVFKSSNCSSRQQHQNSRHRAASNDPYSTARNSSVAQNSGPGGSAGINSFNNTNYTWRPFPTAPNIGCTVTSASAAAQAASVVQQASEKVKREREEAQSATTEWGRSHMYQGMGNSLKKRKPDDNCIDGYGGHMGNGRAVLGGVSEPAKGNFGTERTISGMFNKANSVRELSIVEIKHMLMGKAQIEIRKKLKEWSSLTEAKAANKEKQKVKDKETKKQPGVVNGDTHDLHKDCESDVTNNRWQKKKSLSNNTDNNTVQGAVAPMIINVPDPDFHNFDLDRTERSFGDDQVWAAYDNDDGMPRYYARVHKVISLKPFKMRISWLNSRSNRELGPLDWIGSGFSKTCGDFRIGKQETTETLNSFSHKVAWTKGTRGVICIYPRKGEVWALYRNWSPDWNEHTSDDVIHKYDMVEVLDDFNVEQGVSVVPLIKVAGFRTVFNKHMDPKEVRRISKEEMFRFSHQVPNYLLTGQEAHNAPKGCRELDPAATPLELLQVLTEANEEPAKENCGKLEEEILKSTPIIDLDEMVEIASTDKQEEMVVKDGEQTKHDDKHDDR; from the coding sequence ATGGAGTGCAATAAAGATGAGGCAGTCAGGTCTAAAGAAATTGCTGAGAGGAAGTTGACCGAAAAAAATTATTCAGGTGCAAAGAAATTTGCTTTGAAAGCCCAAAATTTGTATCCTGGGCTTGATGGGCTCCCCCAAATGTTGACCACACTTGATGTTTATATCGCTGCcgaaaataaaataagtggGGAAGTGGATTGGTATGGTGTACTTGGTGTAAATCCCATGGCTGACGAAGAGACTGTGAGGAAACAATATAGGAAGCTAGCTCTTGTTCTTCATCCTGATAAAAACAAGTGCTTAGGTGCAGAAGGTGCATTTAAGTTGGTTTCTGAGGCCTGGAGTTTGTTATCTGATAGGGTTCAGAGACTAGCATATAACCAGAAGAGGAATTTGAAAGGATCCCAGCAGCAGAAAGTTTCACACCGGAGTGGTCCATCAGTGCCACCCAGAGCGAATGGCTTTCATAATGTTGCTTCAACTACAAGGAATCCCCATAGCAATACTCGGGTTGGTCCCACCTCCATTCCGCCTCCTTCACAGGTCAAAGCAGATACTTTCTGGACTATTTGCAATCGATGCAAGACGCATTATGAGTATCTCAGGGTGTATTTAAATCACACTCTGCTTTGTCCTAATTGCCATCAGGCCTTTATGGCTTTAGAGAAGCCTCCACCTCCAAATGTTTTCAAGTCTTCCAATTGCTCTTCTCGCCAACAGCATCAGAATTCAAGACATCGTGCTGCAAGTAATGACCCTTATAGCACTGCAAGAAATTCCTCAGTTGCTCAAAATTCAGGACCTGGGGGTTCTGCAGGTATCAATTCATTCAATAACACAAATTACACCTGGAGACCTTTCCCCACAGCACCTAATATTGGTTGCACTGTTACATCAGCTTCTGCAGCTGCTCAAGCTGCATCTGTGGTTCAGCAGGCTAGTGAGAAAGTGAAGAGAGAACGTGAGGAAGCACAGTCGGCCACTACCGAATGGGGGAGGAGTCATATGTATCAGGGAATGGGTAATTCCTTGAAGAAGAGAAAACCAGATGATAATTGTATTGATGGTTATGGAGGTCACATGGGAAATGGACGAGCTGTCTTGGGAGGTGTATCTGAACCAGCAAAGGGTAATTTTGGAACAGAAAGGACTATTTCTGGTATGTTTAATAAGGCTAACAGTGTGAGAGAATTATCAATAGTTGAAATAAAACACATGCTGATGGGGAAGGCTCAGATTGAAATCCGCAAGAAACTTAAAGAATGGAGCTCACTAACTGAAGCAAAGGCTGCGAACAAAGAGAAACAGAAGGTGAAAGACAAAGAGACTAAGAAACAACCGGGTGTGGTGAATGGTGACACACATGATTTGCACAAGGATTGTGAGTCAGATGTTACCAACAATAGATGGCAAAAAAAGAAGTCTCTGTCTAACAATACGGACAATAATACAGTTCAAGGGGCTGTTGCACCAATGATAATCAATGTTCCAGATCCTGATTTTCACAATTTTGACCTGGACAGAACTGAAAGATCCTTTGGGGATGACCAGGTCTGGGCTGCGtatgataatgatgatggtATGCCTCGTTACTATGCTCGAGTTCACAAGGTGATCTCTTTAAAGCCATTTAAGATGCGGATTAGTTGGCTTAACTCAAGAAGTAACCGTGAATTGGGCCCACTAGACTGGATAGGTTCCGGTTTTTCTAAAACTTGTGGGGATTTCAGGATTGGCAAACAGGAAACTACTGAAACATTAAATTCTTTCTCTCACAAGGTTGCATGGACAAAAGGCACTCGTGGGGTCATATGCATATATCCTAGAAAGGGGGAAGTTTGGGCTCTTTATAGAAACTGGTCCCCGGATTGGAATGAGCATACGTCAGATGATGTGATACACAAATATGACATGGTGGAAGTGCTTGATGACTTTAATGTGGAACAAGGTGTGTCTGTTGTCCCCCTTATCAAGGTTGCTGGTTTCAGGACAGTGTTTAATAAGCACATGGACCCCAAGGAAGTTAGGAGGATTTCCAAAGAAGAAATGTTTCGTTTTTCTCATCAGGTCCCTAATTACTTGCTTACGGGCCAAGAAGCTCATAACGCTCCGAAGGGTTGTAGGGAGTTGGATCCTGCAGCTACCCCTTTGGAACTCCTCCAGGTTTTGACAGAAGCTAATGAGGAGCCTGCAAAGGAGAATTGTGGAAAACTTGAGGAAGAAATATTAAAGAGTACACCAATAATAGATTTAGATGAGATGGTGGAGATTGCTTCAACAGATAAACAAGAAGAGATGGTAGTAAAAGATGGTGAGCAAACCAAACATGATGACAAACATGATGATAGATAG
- the LOC115960172 gene encoding uncharacterized protein LOC115960172 isoform X2: MECNKDEAVRSKEIAERKLTEKNYSGAKKFALKAQNLYPGLDGLPQMLTTLDVYIAAENKISGEVDWYGVLGVNPMADEETVRKQYRKLALVLHPDKNKCLGAEGAFKLVSEAWSLLSDRVQRLAYNQKRNLKGSQQQKVSHRSGPSVPPRANGFHNVASTTRNPHSNTRVGPTSIPPPSQVKADTFWTICNRCKTHYEYLRVYLNHTLLCPNCHQAFMALEKPPPPNVFKSSNCSSRQQHQNSRHRAASNDPYSTARNSSVAQNSGPGGSAASAAAQAASVVQQASEKVKREREEAQSATTEWGRSHMYQGMGNSLKKRKPDDNCIDGYGGHMGNGRAVLGGVSEPAKGNFGTERTISGMFNKANSVRELSIVEIKHMLMGKAQIEIRKKLKEWSSLTEAKAANKEKQKVKDKETKKQPGVVNGDTHDLHKDCESDVTNNRWQKKKSLSNNTDNNTVQGAVAPMIINVPDPDFHNFDLDRTERSFGDDQVWAAYDNDDGMPRYYARVHKVISLKPFKMRISWLNSRSNRELGPLDWIGSGFSKTCGDFRIGKQETTETLNSFSHKVAWTKGTRGVICIYPRKGEVWALYRNWSPDWNEHTSDDVIHKYDMVEVLDDFNVEQGVSVVPLIKVAGFRTVFNKHMDPKEVRRISKEEMFRFSHQVPNYLLTGQEAHNAPKGCRELDPAATPLELLQVLTEANEEPAKENCGKLEEEILKSTPIIDLDEMVEIASTDKQEEMVVKDGEQTKHDDKHDDR, from the exons ATGGAGTGCAATAAAGATGAGGCAGTCAGGTCTAAAGAAATTGCTGAGAGGAAGTTGACCGAAAAAAATTATTCAGGTGCAAAGAAATTTGCTTTGAAAGCCCAAAATTTGTATCCTGGGCTTGATGGGCTCCCCCAAATGTTGACCACACTTGATGTTTATATCGCTGCcgaaaataaaataagtggGGAAGTGGATTGGTATGGTGTACTTGGTGTAAATCCCATGGCTGACGAAGAGACTGTGAGGAAACAATATAGGAAGCTAGCTCTTGTTCTTCATCCTGATAAAAACAAGTGCTTAGGTGCAGAAGGTGCATTTAAGTTGGTTTCTGAGGCCTGGAGTTTGTTATCTGATAGGGTTCAGAGACTAGCATATAACCAGAAGAGGAATTTGAAAGGATCCCAGCAGCAGAAAGTTTCACACCGGAGTGGTCCATCAGTGCCACCCAGAGCGAATGGCTTTCATAATGTTGCTTCAACTACAAGGAATCCCCATAGCAATACTCGGGTTGGTCCCACCTCCATTCCGCCTCCTTCACAGGTCAAAGCAGATACTTTCTGGACTATTTGCAATCGATGCAAGACGCATTATGAGTATCTCAGGGTGTATTTAAATCACACTCTGCTTTGTCCTAATTGCCATCAGGCCTTTATGGCTTTAGAGAAGCCTCCACCTCCAAATGTTTTCAAGTCTTCCAATTGCTCTTCTCGCCAACAGCATCAGAATTCAAGACATCGTGCTGCAAGTAATGACCCTTATAGCACTGCAAGAAATTCCTCAGTTGCTCAAAATTCAGGACCTGGGGGTTCTGCAG CTTCTGCAGCTGCTCAAGCTGCATCTGTGGTTCAGCAGGCTAGTGAGAAAGTGAAGAGAGAACGTGAGGAAGCACAGTCGGCCACTACCGAATGGGGGAGGAGTCATATGTATCAGGGAATGGGTAATTCCTTGAAGAAGAGAAAACCAGATGATAATTGTATTGATGGTTATGGAGGTCACATGGGAAATGGACGAGCTGTCTTGGGAGGTGTATCTGAACCAGCAAAGGGTAATTTTGGAACAGAAAGGACTATTTCTGGTATGTTTAATAAGGCTAACAGTGTGAGAGAATTATCAATAGTTGAAATAAAACACATGCTGATGGGGAAGGCTCAGATTGAAATCCGCAAGAAACTTAAAGAATGGAGCTCACTAACTGAAGCAAAGGCTGCGAACAAAGAGAAACAGAAGGTGAAAGACAAAGAGACTAAGAAACAACCGGGTGTGGTGAATGGTGACACACATGATTTGCACAAGGATTGTGAGTCAGATGTTACCAACAATAGATGGCAAAAAAAGAAGTCTCTGTCTAACAATACGGACAATAATACAGTTCAAGGGGCTGTTGCACCAATGATAATCAATGTTCCAGATCCTGATTTTCACAATTTTGACCTGGACAGAACTGAAAGATCCTTTGGGGATGACCAGGTCTGGGCTGCGtatgataatgatgatggtATGCCTCGTTACTATGCTCGAGTTCACAAGGTGATCTCTTTAAAGCCATTTAAGATGCGGATTAGTTGGCTTAACTCAAGAAGTAACCGTGAATTGGGCCCACTAGACTGGATAGGTTCCGGTTTTTCTAAAACTTGTGGGGATTTCAGGATTGGCAAACAGGAAACTACTGAAACATTAAATTCTTTCTCTCACAAGGTTGCATGGACAAAAGGCACTCGTGGGGTCATATGCATATATCCTAGAAAGGGGGAAGTTTGGGCTCTTTATAGAAACTGGTCCCCGGATTGGAATGAGCATACGTCAGATGATGTGATACACAAATATGACATGGTGGAAGTGCTTGATGACTTTAATGTGGAACAAGGTGTGTCTGTTGTCCCCCTTATCAAGGTTGCTGGTTTCAGGACAGTGTTTAATAAGCACATGGACCCCAAGGAAGTTAGGAGGATTTCCAAAGAAGAAATGTTTCGTTTTTCTCATCAGGTCCCTAATTACTTGCTTACGGGCCAAGAAGCTCATAACGCTCCGAAGGGTTGTAGGGAGTTGGATCCTGCAGCTACCCCTTTGGAACTCCTCCAGGTTTTGACAGAAGCTAATGAGGAGCCTGCAAAGGAGAATTGTGGAAAACTTGAGGAAGAAATATTAAAGAGTACACCAATAATAGATTTAGATGAGATGGTGGAGATTGCTTCAACAGATAAACAAGAAGAGATGGTAGTAAAAGATGGTGAGCAAACCAAACATGATGACAAACATGATGATAGATAG